A stretch of the Brevundimonas sp. MF30-B genome encodes the following:
- a CDS encoding protein-L-isoaspartate(D-aspartate) O-methyltransferase, translating to MKMDDERAGRLILSLRRQGVTDQRVLQAMESIDRAVFVHEKFLDQAWEDQALPIDCAQTISQPYIVGLMTQALDVRPRHRVLEIGTGSGYQCAVLSRLARFVYSVERYRSLLNEAEGKLRQLGVDNVFTRHGDGGLGWPEQAPFDRIMVTAASPAEPTELLKQLKPGGVLVAPVGRTSVQMLHRYAGQEDGSFHRETLTEVRFVPLVEGTAKEA from the coding sequence ATGAAAATGGACGACGAGCGCGCCGGTCGTCTGATCCTGTCGCTGCGGCGACAGGGCGTGACGGACCAGCGCGTGCTCCAGGCGATGGAGTCGATCGACCGCGCCGTCTTCGTGCACGAGAAGTTCCTGGATCAGGCCTGGGAGGACCAAGCCCTGCCCATCGACTGCGCCCAGACGATCAGCCAGCCGTACATCGTCGGCTTGATGACCCAGGCGCTGGACGTACGCCCACGCCACCGCGTGCTCGAGATCGGCACGGGCTCGGGCTATCAGTGCGCGGTGCTGAGCCGGCTGGCGCGCTTTGTCTACTCAGTCGAACGCTATCGAAGCCTGCTGAACGAGGCCGAGGGCAAGCTGCGCCAGCTGGGCGTCGACAACGTCTTCACCCGCCACGGCGACGGCGGCCTGGGCTGGCCTGAACAGGCCCCGTTCGACCGCATCATGGTCACCGCCGCCTCGCCCGCCGAGCCTACCGAATTGCTGAAGCAGCTGAAGCCCGGCGGCGTGCTGGTCGCGCCCGTGGGCCGCACCTCGGTGCAGATGCTGCACCGCTACGCGGGCCAGGAAGACGGCTCGTTTCATCGCGAGACCCTGACTGAAGTTCGGTTCGTGCCGTTGGTCGAAGGGACGGCGAAGGAGGCCTAG
- a CDS encoding M23 family metallopeptidase, with product MRLGRAGKAMMIASGALTAAACASYPSEPTYSTRPMPGYGQAGQAPYGQPGGYTTPPPIPEGPPATAPVGSIEGGALPPAGATATDLNRQPAYSPPAPAAPPSTSMAPGASYEIQPGDTLSGVGRRFQTPVQVLIDLNGLGPRGTLSAGRRLILPEAAVDTGRDPYATGPSPVGVYVPERGAPPPPPPPPPSGNAALPPPARTPAAQAAIGSIADGAPGFQWPVRGDIVRPFGPMGMGERNNGVNIGAPAGAEVRAAAGGRVAYVGDDLVGQGLVVLIAHTNGWRTVYGHLGSATVRDGEEVRAGQQIGTVGLTAGDGRPSIHFETRQLRGDDPVAIDPITVLPR from the coding sequence ATGCGGCTTGGACGCGCGGGCAAGGCGATGATGATCGCGAGCGGAGCGCTGACGGCGGCCGCCTGCGCCAGCTATCCGAGCGAGCCGACCTATTCCACGAGGCCCATGCCGGGCTACGGCCAAGCCGGGCAAGCGCCGTATGGGCAGCCGGGCGGTTACACGACCCCCCCGCCGATCCCTGAAGGACCGCCCGCGACGGCGCCTGTTGGATCAATCGAGGGCGGCGCCCTGCCGCCGGCGGGAGCGACGGCGACGGACTTGAACCGGCAGCCCGCTTATTCGCCGCCCGCGCCGGCTGCGCCGCCATCGACGTCCATGGCGCCCGGCGCCAGCTACGAGATTCAACCGGGCGACACCCTGTCTGGCGTCGGCCGGCGGTTCCAGACGCCGGTGCAGGTCTTGATCGATCTGAACGGACTGGGGCCGCGCGGCACGCTGAGCGCTGGAAGGCGGCTGATCCTGCCGGAAGCCGCAGTCGACACTGGCCGCGACCCCTACGCCACCGGGCCCTCGCCGGTGGGGGTCTATGTGCCAGAGCGCGGCGCGCCTCCTCCTCCGCCCCCGCCTCCGCCGTCAGGCAACGCTGCTCTGCCGCCACCCGCGCGTACGCCGGCGGCTCAGGCCGCGATCGGATCGATCGCTGACGGCGCGCCCGGCTTCCAGTGGCCCGTTCGGGGCGACATCGTGAGGCCGTTCGGTCCGATGGGCATGGGCGAGCGCAACAACGGCGTCAACATCGGCGCGCCGGCGGGGGCCGAGGTTCGCGCGGCAGCTGGCGGCCGCGTCGCCTATGTCGGCGACGATCTTGTCGGACAGGGCCTCGTCGTTCTGATCGCTCACACCAACGGCTGGCGCACGGTCTACGGTCATCTGGGTTCGGCCACCGTGCGAGACGGCGAAGAAGTGCGCGCAGGTCAGCAGATCGGCACCGTCGGCCTCACTGCTGGCGACGGTCGACCCTCGATCCATTTCGAGACCCGGCAGCTGCGCGGCGATGATCCCGTGGCGATTGATCCGATCACAGTGTTGCCGCGATAA
- the yajC gene encoding preprotein translocase subunit YajC produces the protein MTQADGGMAAVIVQILPIVAIFILFYFLMIRPQQKRMKAHQAQVSATKRGDTVVLSNGMIGKVTRVENEEAMVEIAQGVNVRVIKTMIAEVRNRTAVAANDSKA, from the coding sequence ATGACCCAAGCGGACGGCGGCATGGCGGCCGTGATCGTGCAGATTCTGCCGATCGTCGCCATCTTCATCCTGTTCTACTTCCTGATGATCCGTCCGCAGCAAAAGCGGATGAAGGCCCATCAGGCGCAGGTCTCGGCCACCAAGCGCGGCGACACGGTTGTCCTGTCCAATGGCATGATCGGCAAGGTCACCCGCGTCGAAAACGAGGAAGCCATGGTCGAGATCGCCCAGGGCGTGAACGTCCGCGTCATCAAGACCATGATCGCCGAGGTGCGCAACCGCACCGCCGTCGCCGCCAACGATTCCAAGGCCTGA
- the secD gene encoding protein translocase subunit SecD: MIQLSRWKIIVLVASLLFGLLFTFPNLLTQEQRDALPGWLPKNTLNLGLDLQGGSYLLLEVDVPEMQRARIDNLVEDTRVTLNEAQVQISGLQRESNGVVISLANAGQIDAGLRALRDTVRAAGPSGQAERTVSRLSGDRIRFAYTDAAMAAMGPTAVDQSIEVVRRRIDSLGTREPSITRQGADRIVVQAPGESDPSQLERVIGQTAQLTFQMVDHENSVQEALAGAVPPDAVLMTDEFGQPLLIKRRVLVSGENLTRASVGSDQSGRPAIDFRFDGQGARRFGDATAQNVGRRFAIILDGRVISAPNIISPITGGSGQITGNFTIASASELVNLLNGGALPAPLNVEERRVVTAELGADAVAAGALSTALGFLVIVAFMILSYGFLFGGVSVVGLILNGLLIIAAMSLTQATLTLPGIAGLILTFAVAVDANVLIYERMRDEARQGRSVIASMDAGFNRAMGTIVDANLTTLVAAMIMFMFGAGPVRGFAWTLTIGVFTSVLTAVLVAQVLLGYWLKVAKPKKLPIAE; the protein is encoded by the coding sequence ATGATTCAACTGTCGCGCTGGAAGATCATCGTCCTGGTGGCGTCGCTGCTGTTCGGGCTGCTGTTCACCTTTCCGAACCTCCTGACCCAGGAGCAGCGGGACGCGTTGCCGGGCTGGCTGCCCAAGAACACGCTCAACCTCGGGCTCGACCTGCAGGGCGGTTCGTACCTGCTGCTCGAGGTCGATGTGCCTGAGATGCAGCGGGCGCGCATCGATAATCTGGTCGAGGACACGCGCGTCACGCTGAATGAGGCTCAGGTCCAGATCAGCGGCCTGCAGCGCGAGTCCAACGGCGTCGTCATCAGCCTGGCGAACGCCGGCCAGATCGATGCAGGGCTGCGCGCGCTGCGCGATACCGTTCGTGCGGCGGGCCCCAGCGGGCAGGCGGAGCGTACGGTCTCGCGCCTGAGCGGCGACCGCATCCGCTTCGCCTATACCGACGCCGCCATGGCCGCCATGGGGCCGACGGCGGTGGACCAGTCGATCGAGGTCGTGCGCCGTCGGATCGACAGCCTGGGCACGCGCGAACCCTCCATCACCCGCCAGGGCGCCGACCGCATCGTCGTGCAGGCGCCGGGCGAGAGCGATCCGAGCCAGTTAGAGCGCGTCATCGGTCAGACGGCGCAACTGACCTTCCAGATGGTGGATCACGAGAATTCGGTGCAGGAGGCGCTCGCGGGGGCCGTGCCGCCCGACGCCGTGCTGATGACGGACGAGTTCGGCCAGCCGCTGCTGATCAAGCGCCGCGTGCTGGTCTCGGGAGAGAACCTGACGCGCGCCAGCGTGGGGTCGGACCAGTCTGGCCGGCCGGCCATCGACTTCCGCTTCGACGGACAGGGCGCGCGTCGCTTCGGCGACGCCACGGCCCAGAACGTCGGTCGCCGCTTCGCCATCATTCTCGACGGACGGGTGATCTCGGCCCCCAACATCATCAGTCCCATCACCGGGGGAAGCGGCCAGATCACGGGCAATTTCACGATCGCTTCGGCGTCTGAGCTGGTGAATCTCTTGAACGGCGGCGCCTTGCCCGCTCCCTTGAATGTCGAGGAGCGCCGGGTCGTGACCGCTGAGCTGGGCGCCGATGCCGTCGCCGCCGGCGCCCTGTCGACCGCACTGGGCTTCCTGGTGATCGTGGCCTTCATGATCCTGTCGTACGGCTTCCTGTTCGGCGGCGTGTCGGTCGTCGGCCTGATTCTGAACGGCTTGCTGATCATCGCCGCCATGTCCCTGACTCAGGCGACCCTGACTCTGCCCGGCATCGCCGGCCTGATTCTGACCTTCGCCGTGGCCGTGGACGCCAATGTGCTGATCTACGAGCGCATGCGCGACGAGGCCCGTCAGGGCCGCTCGGTGATCGCCTCCATGGACGCCGGCTTCAATCGCGCCATGGGCACCATCGTCGACGCCAACCTGACCACCCTGGTCGCGGCCATGATCATGTTCATGTTCGGCGCCGGCCCAGTGCGCGGCTTCGCCTGGACGCTGACGATTGGCGTCTTCACCTCGGTGCTCACGGCGGTTCTGGTCGCCCAGGTGCTGCTGGGCTACTGGCTCAAGGTCGCCAAGCCCAAAAAACTGCCGATCGCGGAGTGA
- the secF gene encoding protein translocase subunit SecF: MAMRGWPLIRILPHKTNFRFVRYARSFAILSAVLTVAAIVGCFYPGLNLGIDFRGGASMEVSKPAGQVVELDQLRGAVNGLGLGDVQVQGIARRDTNANDGSTAIVRFQVPEGANQTEVVQRVEASITEAVGDVTYSGVSVVGSKVSGELLLNGVLALITAVVLMFVYIAVRFPWQFGIGAVAGLLHDVALTFGLIVLLRLEFSLNLVAALLTVIGYSMNDTVVVFDRLRENLRKYKVMPLRDVIDLSINETLSRTIITGLTTVMVLVVLAVFGGEALRGFSITLAFGVIIGTFSSIYVGAPLMLLTGVDRSSGGKADATPVKLGMASRP; this comes from the coding sequence ATGGCGATGCGTGGATGGCCCCTTATTCGAATCCTGCCGCACAAGACGAACTTCCGGTTCGTCCGATATGCGCGCAGCTTCGCAATCCTATCGGCGGTTCTGACGGTCGCCGCGATCGTCGGCTGCTTCTATCCCGGCCTGAACCTCGGCATCGACTTCCGGGGCGGCGCCTCGATGGAGGTGTCAAAGCCCGCCGGCCAAGTCGTGGAATTGGACCAGCTTCGCGGCGCCGTGAACGGCCTGGGCCTTGGCGATGTGCAGGTGCAGGGCATCGCTCGCCGCGATACCAACGCCAATGACGGCTCGACCGCCATCGTACGGTTCCAAGTGCCCGAGGGCGCCAATCAGACCGAAGTCGTCCAGCGTGTGGAAGCCTCGATCACCGAAGCGGTCGGCGATGTAACCTATTCCGGCGTCAGCGTCGTGGGCTCTAAGGTCTCGGGCGAACTGCTGCTGAACGGCGTCTTGGCGCTGATAACGGCCGTGGTGCTGATGTTCGTCTACATCGCCGTGCGCTTCCCCTGGCAGTTCGGCATCGGCGCCGTCGCCGGCCTGCTGCACGACGTGGCCCTGACGTTCGGCCTGATCGTCCTGCTGCGTCTGGAGTTCAGCCTGAACCTGGTCGCGGCCCTGCTGACCGTCATCGGCTATTCGATGAACGACACCGTTGTGGTGTTTGACCGCCTGCGCGAAAACCTTCGCAAGTACAAAGTCATGCCGCTGCGCGACGTGATCGACCTGTCGATCAACGAGACGCTTTCGCGAACGATCATCACCGGGCTGACCACGGTCATGGTGCTGGTTGTTCTGGCTGTGTTCGGCGGGGAAGCTCTGCGTGGCTTCTCGATCACCCTGGCCTTCGGCGTCATCATCGGCACGTTCTCGTCAATTTATGTCGGCGCGCCGCTGATGCTGCTCACGGGTGTGGATCGGTCGAGCGGAGGCAAGGCGGACGCCACGCCGGTCAAGCTGGGCATGGCCAGCCGGCCCTGA
- a CDS encoding squalene/phytoene synthase family protein, translating to MAELDLDAQVRAADIDRWLASRFVADEAARADLIALYAFEAELMAIPTRVTQPLLAEMRYAWWRDQMDGVFSGQPRKGHPVLEALTGAVERRGIERAPLDALIEAHIGRVHGEPHDLDAFYVGPMRAAACLLAGPGHEGHVAEAGRMRGLAQTGRADEARSQRIAANATLRGLPAAAFPAVAPAALIDPAAPEAFKRLRLTWAVLRGRV from the coding sequence GTGGCCGAACTCGACCTCGACGCCCAGGTCCGGGCGGCCGACATCGACCGCTGGCTGGCCAGCCGCTTTGTCGCCGACGAGGCGGCGCGGGCCGACCTGATCGCGCTCTACGCCTTCGAAGCGGAGCTGATGGCCATCCCGACGCGCGTGACCCAGCCGCTGCTGGCCGAGATGCGCTACGCCTGGTGGCGCGATCAGATGGACGGTGTGTTCTCCGGCCAGCCGCGCAAGGGGCACCCAGTTCTGGAAGCCTTGACCGGAGCCGTCGAACGACGCGGGATTGAACGCGCGCCGCTGGACGCTCTGATCGAAGCGCACATCGGCCGCGTGCATGGCGAGCCGCACGATCTGGACGCCTTCTATGTCGGGCCGATGCGGGCTGCTGCTTGTCTTCTGGCGGGACCGGGTCATGAGGGCCATGTGGCGGAGGCCGGCCGCATGCGCGGCCTGGCTCAGACCGGCCGGGCCGACGAGGCGCGGAGCCAACGCATCGCGGCCAATGCGACGCTGCGGGGTCTTCCGGCCGCGGCTTTTCCAGCAGTGGCCCCGGCGGCGCTGATCGATCCAGCGGCGCCCGAGGCGTTCAAACGCCTGCGCCTGACCTGGGCGGTGCTGCGCGGGCGGGTCTAG
- a CDS encoding oxygenase MpaB family protein produces the protein MRAPGERSPLEFARRAVRRQVTDVFNDMARGERPVLRRADALFEPDSVAWRVHGDVVGMLAGGIGSLLLQMLHPKVLAGVWDHSDFRADMHGRLRRTAKFISITTFDSAPRAEALISRINQVHAGVNGVLPDGRPYDALDPRLLAWVHVAEAICFLDGWRRYGEPSMSLADQDRYFAEMARVAERLGADPIPRSRAEAENLIAEMRSETLADARTREVRDLVLRQDLGSPLTAPAARALMRAGVDLLPDWARRLHGLPPSPADALARAQTRAMARSIRWAFSTSANVRVWPAEVQAFPWR, from the coding sequence ATGCGCGCGCCCGGCGAACGCTCTCCGCTCGAGTTCGCCCGCCGCGCCGTCCGGCGACAGGTCACCGACGTCTTCAACGACATGGCCCGAGGCGAGCGGCCGGTGCTGCGGCGCGCCGACGCCCTGTTCGAGCCGGACTCGGTGGCGTGGCGGGTGCATGGCGACGTGGTCGGCATGCTGGCGGGCGGCATCGGCAGCCTGCTGCTGCAGATGCTGCATCCCAAGGTTCTGGCCGGCGTGTGGGACCATTCGGATTTCCGCGCCGACATGCATGGCCGCCTGCGCCGCACGGCCAAGTTCATCAGCATCACCACCTTCGATTCGGCGCCGCGCGCCGAGGCCCTGATCAGCCGGATCAATCAGGTGCACGCTGGGGTGAACGGCGTCCTGCCCGACGGCCGTCCCTATGACGCCCTGGATCCGCGCCTGCTGGCCTGGGTCCATGTGGCGGAGGCGATCTGCTTTCTGGATGGCTGGCGTCGCTATGGCGAGCCGTCGATGAGCCTGGCCGACCAGGACCGCTATTTCGCCGAGATGGCCCGCGTGGCTGAGCGGCTGGGCGCCGATCCCATTCCGCGCAGCCGGGCAGAGGCCGAAAACCTGATCGCCGAAATGCGTTCAGAGACGCTGGCCGACGCCCGCACCCGCGAAGTGCGCGACCTCGTGCTGCGTCAGGACCTGGGCAGTCCCCTAACCGCCCCGGCCGCCCGTGCCTTGATGCGGGCAGGCGTCGATCTGCTGCCCGACTGGGCGCGACGCCTGCACGGCCTGCCGCCCTCGCCGGCGGACGCTTTGGCGCGCGCCCAGACCCGCGCCATGGCCCGCTCGATCCGCTGGGCCTTTTCGACCTCGGCCAATGTTCGCGTCTGGCCGGCGGAGGTCCAGGCGTTTCCCTGGCGGTGA
- the trmFO gene encoding methylenetetrahydrofolate--tRNA-(uracil(54)-C(5))-methyltransferase (FADH(2)-oxidizing) TrmFO, producing MSTSPSPVHVIGGGLAGSEAAWQIAQAGVAVILHEMRGVPGVKTDAHHTDGLAELVCSNSFRSDDWEYNAVGLLHAEMRALDSIIMGCGDANMVPAGGALAVDRDGFSQAVTAKLEAHPLVTIVREEIAGLPPEAWDNVIVATGPLTSPALADAILKTTGEESLSFFDAIAPIVHADSIDFDIAWRQSRYDKEGPGGDAAAYVNCPMDKAQYDAFIDALLNGPKAEFKDWENVPYFDGCLPIEVMAERGRETLRHGPMKPVGLTNPRDPQVKPHAIVQLRQDNALGTLFNLVGFQTKLKHGAQAETFRMIPGLQNAQFARLGGLHRNTFLNSPKLLDRQLRLKAMPRLRFAGQVTGVEGYVESAAMGLLTGRLAAAQALGRDLAPPPPETAIGALVEHITGGHLEGSKFQPMNINYGLLPPLEAPRVDAEGRKIPPKDRGRAKKRLMSVRALDALKAWRDAA from the coding sequence ATGAGCACTTCTCCCTCTCCCGTTCACGTCATCGGCGGCGGCCTGGCCGGCTCCGAGGCCGCCTGGCAGATCGCCCAGGCCGGCGTTGCCGTCATCCTGCACGAGATGCGCGGCGTGCCGGGCGTCAAGACCGACGCCCACCATACGGATGGGCTCGCTGAGCTTGTCTGCTCCAACTCATTCCGCTCGGACGACTGGGAGTACAACGCCGTCGGCCTGCTGCACGCCGAGATGCGGGCCCTGGATTCGATCATCATGGGCTGCGGCGACGCCAATATGGTCCCCGCTGGCGGCGCCCTGGCGGTGGACCGGGACGGCTTCTCTCAGGCCGTGACGGCGAAGCTGGAAGCCCATCCGCTGGTCACCATCGTGCGCGAAGAGATCGCGGGTCTGCCGCCCGAGGCCTGGGACAACGTCATCGTCGCCACCGGTCCGCTGACCTCGCCGGCGCTGGCCGACGCCATACTGAAGACGACCGGCGAAGAAAGCCTCAGCTTCTTCGACGCCATCGCCCCCATCGTCCACGCCGATTCGATCGACTTCGACATCGCCTGGCGCCAGTCGCGCTACGACAAGGAAGGCCCCGGCGGAGACGCCGCCGCCTACGTCAACTGCCCGATGGACAAGGCCCAATACGACGCCTTCATCGACGCGCTGCTGAACGGACCCAAGGCCGAGTTCAAGGACTGGGAGAACGTCCCCTATTTCGACGGCTGCCTGCCCATCGAGGTCATGGCCGAGCGCGGCCGCGAGACTCTGCGCCACGGCCCGATGAAGCCGGTCGGTCTAACCAACCCGCGTGACCCGCAGGTAAAGCCGCACGCCATCGTCCAACTGCGCCAGGACAATGCGCTCGGCACCCTGTTCAACCTCGTCGGCTTCCAGACCAAGCTTAAGCACGGCGCGCAGGCCGAGACCTTCCGCATGATCCCCGGCCTGCAGAACGCCCAGTTCGCGCGCCTGGGCGGCCTGCATCGCAACACCTTCCTGAACAGCCCCAAGCTGCTGGACCGCCAACTGCGGCTCAAGGCCATGCCGCGCCTGAGGTTCGCCGGCCAGGTCACGGGCGTGGAAGGTTATGTCGAAAGCGCCGCCATGGGTCTGCTGACCGGCCGCCTCGCCGCCGCCCAGGCGCTGGGCCGCGACCTCGCGCCGCCGCCGCCCGAGACCGCCATCGGCGCCCTGGTGGAGCACATCACCGGCGGCCACCTGGAAGGCTCCAAGTTCCAGCCCATGAACATCAACTACGGCCTGCTGCCGCCGCTCGAGGCTCCGCGCGTCGACGCCGAGGGCAGGAAAATCCCGCCCAAGGACCGGGGCCGCGCCAAGAAGCGGCTGATGAGCGTGCGCGCGCTCGACGCCCTCAAGGCCTGGCGGGACGCGGCCTGA